Proteins encoded together in one Falco biarmicus isolate bFalBia1 chromosome 4, bFalBia1.pri, whole genome shotgun sequence window:
- the LOC130147665 gene encoding LOW QUALITY PROTEIN: U3 small nucleolar RNA-interacting protein 2-like (The sequence of the model RefSeq protein was modified relative to this genomic sequence to represent the inferred CDS: inserted 1 base in 1 codon) produces the protein MAAAAAGGRRDKAPRGAAGRRRLRTVAPAAERKPRVPARRPGDEEVSSDSEPESPSVPRRRREVAEEEVEETPQEKKLRLAKLYLEQLRQYEEERAAEEEEEEEAAQPADLIGDRLKEDVLEQRGRLQRLLAKDVQPPDPASIRVLRGHQXCLVISPDDRFIFSASKDGSLIKWEVESGKRLCVVPGGKKGTEEQHMGHASHVLCMAISSDGKYLATGDRNKLIMIWDAATCKCLHIYTGHHDAISGLSFRKGTHQLYSASHDRCVKVWDVAENAYVETLFGHQDVITGLDSLSRECCVTAGGRDGTVRLWKIPEESQLVFYGHQGSIDCIQLINEEHMVSGADDGSVALWGMTKKKPLALAQQAHSMQDAQGLQQPYWISAALVAALRNSDLLATGSHSDSVKLWKCGEGFRKLEPLLDIPLVGFVNSLKFSAAGDFLVAGQTPLARVPAKG, from the exons atggcggcggcggcggcgggcggccggaGGGACAAGGCTCCGCgtggggcggcggggcggcggcggctgcggaCGGTG GCGCCGGCCGCCGAGAGGAAGCCGCGGGTACCGGCCCGGCGGCCCGGCGACGAGGAGGTGTCCAGCGACTCTGAGCCAGAGAG TCCGTCGGTGCCGCGGCGGCGCAGGGAGGTggcggaggaggaggtggaggagacGCCGCAGGAGAAGAAGCTGCGTCTGGCCAAGCTGTACCTGGAGCAGCTCCGTCAGTACG AGGAGGAGCGGGcggcagaggaggaggaggaggaggaggcggcgcaGCCGGCAGATCTCATCGGCGACCGGCTGAAGGAGGACGTG CTTGAGCAGAGGGGCCGGCTGCAGCGCCTGCTCGCCAAGGAC gtGCAGCCTCCAGATCCAGCCAGCATCCGTGTGCTGCGGGGGCACC CCTGCCTGGTCATCTCTCCAGATGACAGGTTCATCTTTTCTGCTTCCAAGGATGGCTCCCTCATCAAAT GGGAGGTCGAGAGTGGGAAAAGGCTGTGTGTGGTGCCCGGGGGGAAGAAGGGCACCGAGGAGCAGCACATGGGGCATGCATCCCACGTCCTCTGCATGGCCATCTCGTCGGATGGCAAGTACCTG GCCACGGGAGACCGGAACAAGCTCATCATGATCTGGGATGCAGCCACCTGCAAGTGCCTGCACATCTACACTGGGCACCATGATGCCATCTCG GGTTTGTCCTTCCGGAAGGGCACCCACCAGCTTTACAGCGCCTCCCACGACCGCTGCGTCAAGGTCTGGGATGTGGCAGAGAATGCATACGTGGAGACACT cttCGGGCACCAGGATGTCATCACAGGGCTGGACAGCCTGAGCCGGGAGTGCTGTGTGACGGCAGGGGGACGGGACGGCACTGTGCGGCTCTGGAAGATCCCCGAGGAGTCGCAGCTCGTGTTTTATGGGCACCA GGGCTCCATTGACTGTATCCAGCTCATCAATGAGGAGCACATGGTGTCCGGCGCCGATGACGG CTCTGTAGCCCTCTGGGGCATGACGAAGAAGAAGCCACTGGCACTGGCCCAGCAGGCACACAGCATGCAGGATGCCCAGGGCTTGCAGCAGCCTTACTGGATCTCAGCAGCCCTGGTGGCTGCCCTGCGCAACAGTGACCTCCTGGCTACAG GCTCCCACAGCGACAGTGTGAAGCTCTGGAAGTGTGGTGAAGGATTTCGGAAGCTGGAGCCCCTCTTGGACATCCCCTTG GTGGGTTTTGTCAACAGCCTGAAGTTCTCGGCAGCTGGTGACTTCCTGGTGGCCGGCCAGACTCCCCTCGCCCGGGTTCCAGCCAAGGGATGA